In Microbulbifer agarilyticus, the DNA window AGAAGATCAACATGATGAATACGACGTCCAACATGGGCGTCAGGTCGATATCCGCTTTTTCTTCTTCTACGGCCTTACCGCGTCGTCTACTCATAAAACACCGTACAGTTTTTGATTCGAATTCGCCGGATTCACCGGTCTAATCAGGTGGGGAAGATTGCCGCGAAATGGCCACCAATGCAAGTGCAACCTACACAACCACAACATAAGCCTTAAAAATCAAAGGCTTACAAACCGCAGAATACCCGAAAGCTCACATTTTATACAGCAAAATCGCCGGTACGACTCGCTAGATAGCCCTGATAGTCAGGTACTTCTCGGGCGAAACTTTGCGACATCAGGGCCGAATGAATCATCATATCCGCACTGCTCGCATTACATGCCACCGGGATATTCCATACCGCCGCGATACGCAGCAGTGCCTTCACATCCGGGTCGTGGGGCATGGGCTCAAAGGGGTCCCAGAAGAAGATCAGGATATCTACATCGCCCTGGCAGATCTTCGCGCCCAGCTGCTGATCGCCGCCCATAGGGCCGCTAAACAGCTTTTCCACCTGCATTCCCGTAGAAGCCTCAATCTGGGTGCCAGTGGTCCCGGTACCGAGCAACTGATGCTGTTCGAGAATGGCACGGTGCTGTTTGCACCAGTCAATAAGCCCCTGCTTCCGGTTATCGTGCGCTACCAGCGCGATGCGCTTTTGTGCGGCAATCGGCTTGTCGATCGTATTCATGTGACCTCCAGCTAGAATCGGGTCAGTTTTATCTGTCGCCAGTCACTCTCAACCGCTCTTGAATCGAGAGACATAAATAGACGGCAACATTGCGAAATTGTTCGCGTGGCAGAATTATGCAAAATTCCACGCCCGGCATCTATTGCCCTGTTATCTCTTAATGCGCCCCTAAACCTGACTCCGCGTCCCCCTTACCGGCTCCGCGCATCGACAAAGCCGCAATGTCACGCTCTAGTTCTAAATGTCACACTCTAAAGGCGGCGCCCTCACGCCGAGAAGCCTATGTATAATCCACGGTCGATGTACCCAATAGCGGGCAAGTTTTCCTAAAGGAGTATGTATGAGCGTCGGCGCATGGGAACCAGCCAAGCAGGCCTCCAATGATCAATCCCGAGAAAAAATCGACCCCACTCTGCTAACGCAGATACTGGAATTAATGGAAGACTCTTCCGATCAGGCCTCCTCGCACACCCAGGCGAGCACCGAATTAGCCGAACTTCCGGAAACATTGCGTTCGGCAAGCTGGCTCGCAGGATTACCCGCGGCCCAGTGGCTGGAAGAAGCCGCAAACTGGTCGCCGGAACAATTGTGGGATTTGATCCGCTTTTTCACACTGGCGGAAAGGCAACTGGATTGGCAAGGTGGCGCTGAATCTCCGGTGATCCCGCTGGCAAAATCCCTTCGCCGGCGCAAAACCCTCCTCAGCCGCGAGCAACTTTTGTGGATTCGCGGCAACTCTGACAATCGCTACCTGCCCTACGGCCCACTCTAACCAGCGGCAAGGGATCAAGTGGGCCAACAGGGCCCACCACCAAGCGCAATCGGTCGCTCAATTTATATAAGCCACACATTTAAAAAGGCGTATCGCACACCGCGATACGCCTTTCAAGTACCTGAGACTGATTGCCTTCTCTTACGCACTCAATCCACAAGCCGAAACCACTGCGCGCGCAACAAATCCGCGCGCGCTGGCGTGCGGTAGTTGACTGTCAGCTCCCGCCACAGGATTACGCCCTCACTATCTACAAGCCAGGCACTGGGCCGCGCCGCCGCGGTGTGCCACGGGTACATCAACAACGGCGCTCCTTGCCACGCGACGAATAAGGAGCAATTCTTTGCGGATTCATCCAATTGGCGCACGGAAAGCTCAGTTGTTGCTGAACCTCCCAGCTGGGTAAAAGTTTTGCCCCAAGAAGACGTTGGCTGCGCACTAAATAGCAGTATTCCAATGTTTCTCTTTTGCAACTCGGGCAGAAGATGTTCGAAGCCTGCTAACTGACCCCGGCTATCGGCACAAAAGCTCCCCCGCAGAAACACCACGAAGACCCCATCCAGCTCCCGTTCGCGACAAAAGTCCGAGATATCGCAGCTTTCCCCTGTTTGCTCCTCCAGATCAGGGAAACGTTGATTAACGCCGGGTAATGCAGGATGAGAAACCGAACTGAAGTGGTAAAGATAAAGTAAAACGATAAAAAGATTCGTAATTACCAGGTAAATGGGTAAACCACGCTGCCCATCTGCCAATAGCGCAACCGCAAGACCGATTAACACACCGAGAAATGCATTGGATTCTCGAATATCACCGTGAAATTTCTGTGGATACAAATAACGTAGCCCAATCCACACCGGCAGGGCCAACGCATTCAAAATTACGCCCGCCCAGGCGAGTTTTTCAGACGGCGCAGCATTGCCAATTAATGGAAAAAAAGCACCGACTCCACACGCCAATAGCCAGCTAAAGGCAAAAAAAGTAAAAAAAACCTTAAATTTATTCATTACAGAGTAAAAACGCCCCTAAAACACTTGCAATCAAGTATATAAATAAGCTGCAATTAGCGCGATGAATTCCACTCATCCAAAATAACACCTAAATACCAAATTTAGATACAGGGATATTTTATGGCCGGACGTAAAAAATCCACCGCGCGCGTGAGCGCCGTGGCAAAGCTGGAGGCGGAACTCGCTTCTTTGAAATCTCAGCTGGAAAAGGCGCGTAGCAGCCAAGAAGCTGGTGCAAAGAAAGAAGCCGATAAAGCTGGCAAAGAAGCTGACAAAGCTGCCAAAAAAGCACAAGCTGCCGCCGCTAAGGTTAAAGCAGCCCGTGCCAAGAAGAAATCTGCTGCTCAGCAGAAGCAAGTAAAAGCTGCCGTAGCTGCTGCTGCAACTGCCAAGAAAGCCGCTGTAGCTGCCAAAGCTGCTTCTGCCGTAGCGAAAGCGAAGCTGGCTACCATCGTTGCTGAAAACAAGCTGGTAACCAAAATCGCCAAGGCTGTAGCCAAAGAAGAAACAGCCATCACCAAGAAGCTGGCTGCCGCTGAGAAGAAAGCCGCCGCTGCCGCTGCCAAAAAAGCTGCTGCTGCTGCCAAGAAGAAAGCTGCCGCTGACAAGAAGAAAGCCGCTGCCGCCGCCAAGAAAGCTGCTGCTGCTGCCAAGAAGAAAGCCGCTGCTGACAAGAAGAAAGCCGCAGCTGCTGCCAAGAAGAAAGCTGCTGCTGACAAGAAGAAAGCCGCCGCTGCCAAGAAGAAGGCCGCTGCTGCTGCCAAGAAGCAAGCTGCTGCTGACAAGAAGAAGGCTGCCGCTGCTAAGAAGAAAGCTGCCGCTGCTGCCAAAAAAGCCGCTGCTAAAGCAAAAGCCAAGACCAAGACCAAGACCAAGACCAAGGCTACTGCCAAGAAGAAGCCAGGCCGTCCAGCCAAGAAAGCTGCAGCTAAGAAGCCCGCAGCCAAGAAAGCAGGCCGCCCAGCCAAGAAAGCTGCAGCTAAGAAGACTGCCGCCAAGAAGGCTCCGGCTCGCCGCGGTCGTCCGCCGAAAGCCAAGTCTTAATCGACACTTTCTGGCAGACATAAAAAAACCCCGGCTCGCCGGGGTTTTTTTATGTCTGCCAGAAAGTTATCGATGGCGGGTATTCATCCGCTCCGCCCGCCGTCTTCCATCAACTGCGTAAACGGCGCTTGGCCAACAGTCCAGCGGGCAGAGCCCCTTTCACCAGGTCACGCAGTGCCGAAGGTAGCGCAAGCATCACTGGCGTCACGATCAGCGTGAGCAGGGTGGAAAAACTGAGCCCGTACACGATTGCACTGGCCAGCTTCACCCAGAAAGACGCAATCACGCCATTCACGACAATATCACGCCCAACCATATCCACGCTCACCCCCAGTGCCAGGGGCAGCAAGCCGAGTATTGTGGTGGCAGTAGTAAGGAACACCGGCCGCAGGCGCTGCGCGGCAGCCTTAACCGCTGCAGCACCAGCACTCAGTTCCGGGTCTGCCTTGCGTACAAAGTTATAGGTATCAATCAATACAATATTGTTGTTCACCACAATCCCAGCGAGGGCCACAATACCCACTCCGGTCATAATGACACTGAGGGTCGACTGAGTAAGGGTAAGCCCAAGCAACACACCGGCAGTGGACATAATCACCGAAGACAGAATCAATGCAGACTGATAGAAGCTATTGAACTGGGTGACAAGCAGGATAAACATCAGGAACAGAGACAAAGAGAAGGCGACCTGTAAAAACACCAGAGTCTCGCTGGTTTCTTCATCTGCGCCCCGGTAGAGCAACTCTACATTGCCATCGATCGGGTGCTGCTTCAGCCACTGGCGTATCTCGCGTACCTTGTCGTCCGCCAACACACCATCCTCAACATCAGCCTTGATCTGCATACGGGTAATGCCATCAATACGCTCAATTTTATCCACTCTGGGCCCGGCCACAGTGGACACAAAGCTGCTGACCGGTACCGCACCGCCCGGGGTGTTTACCTTGAGCTCGTCCAGCGCGGTAATGCCGCGAGCGTAATCCGGATAGCGGATACGAATATCTACTTCCTCATCGGAATCATCCGGGCGGTATTCCGCCATCAACACACCGTTGGTCACCAGCTGCACCGCGCGCCCGACGCCAGTAAGATCCGCCCCGTAGAGTGCAGCCTTTGATCGGTCGACCTTAACTTCCCACTCAATGCCTGGCAGCGGAGCCGTATTCACAACATCTCGCAGCCCATCAAACTCATTCTCCAGCGCCCGATGCAGTCGCCAGGTTTCTGCCAGCAGGCTGTCGTAATCGCGGCTGCGTAATTCAAGCACAATGGCCTTACCCACAGGCGGACCACCTTCAAACGCCTTGGCACTGGTCTTAATACCCGCAAAGCCTCCTGTGCGCTGACGAATATCAGCAAAGATATCCCGGCTTTTACGATCCCGCAGATCCGTCGGCTGTAACTCAACCAGTAGATTGGCAATTTGGTCGGGCGACCTGTCTTGATTGCCGGAAATACCACCCGATCCAATCGAGGTATACACCACACGTACCTCGGGTACCTGCATCACCGCAGTTTCTACTTGAGTTACCAGTGCGCGCTTTTCCTCCAACGACAGGTTTCCCAGCGCTCGCACTTCAACGTTGCCGTATTGCTCCTCGGTTTCGGTGAAATACTCCATTCCCGGATTAAAGGCATTAAAAGCAATAAAGATACCCACCAGCACCGCAATGGTGCCGCCAAAAGATATCAGCGGATAGCGCACAACGGATGTCAGCATGCGGGCATAAAAGCCAGTGATTCCCCCTAAAGCGCTCGGATCGCCATGCTCCAGTTGCTTGAGATGCTGCTGTGAAGCCAGATCAACGCGGCCCTTGCCAAATACCGACCCCACTACGGGGGCAAAGAACAGCGCGTAAACCAATGACCCCGCCAGTACGGAAAACACGGTTACCGGTAAAAAGCGCATAAAATCGCCAACCACACCGGGCCAAAAGATAATTGGGAGGAAAGCGGCCAGGGTGGTCCCCGTTGACGCGACAACCGGCCAGAACATTCGGCGCACAGCAATTGAGTAGGCCGCGCGTGCAGATAGACCTTCAGCCATCTTGCGGTCGGCAAATTCAGTGATCACGATTGAGCCATCGATCAGCATACCGAGGGCCAACAACATGCCGAACATGACCATGAAGTTGAACGAATAACCCAGGTACCAAGTAATGATGAAGCCGAACAGTAATGAGAAGGGAATCCCCAGGCCCACAAGTAGCCCGGAGCGGAAACCAAGCGCGGACACGACAATGATCATCACCAGCAACATTGCGGTGAGGATATTGCCCTCCATTTCGCTCACCATGTCCCTCGCCCAATTAGACTGGTCAAATACAAAGTCGACCTTTACCCCGCGAGGTAAATACTCTCGTTCGGCATTTACCACCTCCCGGACTTTGTCTGCCAGGTCCACAGAGCTGGCGCCGGTGCGTTTTTCCACATTGACCGACAGGCCCTGTTGCCCGTTCACACTGGTATAACTCGTGGCGTCCTTAAAGGTCCGCCTGATATCGGTGACCTGACCAAGGGTCACAACACCATCATCCGACTGCTTGAGTGGAATCTGGTATACGTCACTGGCCGATTCGATTAACCCGGGAACCTTTACCGAGAAGCGCCCCTTGCTGACATCCATCTCACCAGCCGGGATCAGCAAATTATTCCCGAGCACAGCATTAATGAGTTCACCACTGGTTATTTGGTAATGCTCAAGCCGCACTGGGTCAATGATGGCTTCGACGACCTCCTCGCGACTACCACTGATGTCTGCACTCAGTACTTCGCTAACATTTTCAATTCTGCGTTTCAGCAGTTGCGCGCTGCGTAGCAGTTCGCGCTCACTGGCTCCCTCACTGGCCAGGGTTACCACTATCGTCGGGAATGGCTGAGCCGATGCCTCCTCCACTACCGGCTCGTCCGCATCACGCGGTAACTCTGCCTTGGCACGATCAACCGCATTGCGCACATCATCGACCGCAATATCAATATCGATCGCAGAGTCAAACTCTATGACCAGGTATACCAGTGACTCCCGCGCATTGGCGACAACTTGCTCTACGCCCTCCAGCGAGCGAATTTCCTGCTCCAGCGGGCGAATCAGCAAGCGCACCCCATCTTCCGGAGAAATTCCTTCGTGCCGCACCTGCACAATCACGATCGGCGGGTTAACTTCCGGGCTGGACTCCACCGTCATGGCACCGCGCGCGGCGATCCCCATGATGACGATGAGCAGCATCAGACTTATGCTGCTGCGGAAGCGATCAATAGCGCCGTCCAAGAGTTTCATTAGAGTGACTCCCCGGAAGCCTGTGCAGCCTGTTTCACAGAAACCGGTTCACGTTCTGGTTCGACGGCAGTAAAAGGGGCCGGTAAATCACCACCAGTCTCTTCCAACTCTACTTCGACCTGCTCACCGACGCTGACATATTCCTGCCCCACAGTTACCAGCAAGGTGCGCGGCGACAATCCGGTAATCCACACACCATCACTTTCATCACTGACCAGCTGGACACTGCGTAATACAACGCGCTGGTCCTCGTCGAGGATCTTCACCGCAAGCAGGCCGGCGTCATTCAAAGTTAACAGGGAAGAATTAATCCTGTGGGCCATGACCTCGCCCGTCGGCAACGCCATTCGCGCACTGATGCCGCTGCGCAAAGCCCCGTCGTCATTCGCCACCGCCACTTCTACGCGGTAGGCGCGTGTCACAGCGTGCGCTTGCTGGCTCACGTAGCGCAGCTGACCATTGATAATCTGGCCATTCTGCATTTGCGCGCTGGCGGGCGCCCCCAATTGCAGGCTACCCACCCTGGTTTCGGAAACTTCTCCCACAATGAGCATGGGATTCAGGTCAAGAATGGTTGCGCACTCCTCGCCGCGGCGAACAAAATCCCCCAGCTCCACCGCCCGGCTGTTGACAACACCGTCAAAGGGCGCGCGAATCTTCAGGTTTTGCACATCCAGCTGTGCCCGTTTCAGGTCTGCGCGAGCGTTGGCGAGAGCAACTTCTTGCTGGGCCATTTGCGTGCCCGACTGAAGGCCGCGCCCCTTGAGCTTTTGCGCGCCCGCAAAATCCAGCTCAGCTTTCTTTAATGATGCGCGTGCGCGCGTCAACTTTTCCGGGCGATCTTCCGCGGCAATCTCACAAATCACGTCACCCTTGGCTACATACTGCCCTTCATCGACCGGAAGCCCCGCGACCGCGCCGTCGAGCTCCGCTCTCAGCTGCACACTCCGGTTGGCCTCGCTTCGACTATTGACAACTACTCGGGTGGTATACGGCTGGGCCTCTATATAGCGCCCGCTGATTTTCATGCGCTCTGTCGGAATCGCAGATGCGCTCTTCGCGACCTCCGCTTCAAGCAGCGCTTGCTTCCCATCCTTGAGTAATACGCCGCTCAACAGCCACAGCGCAGCCAGGGCACCCACAATGGTTGCCATGCGATAGTTACGTTGCCGCCAGAGGCCCAACAGAAAGTTCATAACTGCATTCCTGTCTGCAATTTAAGTTTGATAGGAGATTTTATGCACAATTCTTGATCGAAACAGCGCCCAAGACTGCCGTATTACGAAATCCGCAGGGAATTTTAGAGGGACGAATAGCCTTCTGTACCTGAGAATGGTCAAGTCACAGGTACTTTTCACAGTTACTTTCAGATCTGATTAGATTTCGGACTGGCCTCGGAGACGGCCTCCAGCGGTCCCACGCACAAATCCAACAATGGTCATTGTACGCGGGAAAACGAGAAAGGGTTCACCTTCTCTATTATGAAAGGTGCGGATATGTGGTCAGGAGAGTATGGATTCGAGGAAGTCGGACATATCCGACTCTTCTGCGACGAGCTGGCCGCTGCCGAACTCGGCATTCCAATCCAGCAGGATGCGAGCCAGATCTCGCGCCTGGTCCGCAAGCGCCACCAACTCTTCTTTGCAATTTTTCGGGCCAGTGTAGAGTTTCAGGCGACGGTGACTATTGGCCAGCTCGTGGGTCGGATATTTAGAACGGTAGACCTCAAGCTTCCAGCGCAACGAATGCACCATATTGCGATAGAACACCAGCTTGGTGGGCAGCTGTAGTAGCGAAAAGTCCTCAAGGTCACCAAACAGGGTGCAATCTACCGCGAGAACCTGAATTTCCTGGCCGACCGGCGCCCCCACAATGGTCGCGCTACGGGGCTCCGCCAGCAGCATCGACAGGTCACCAAACACTTCGCCGGGGCGAATCTCCGCAAGCGGGCGATCGCCGCTGGAAGCCGCCGCATCGTCCACGTGTACCTGCAACTCCCCGCGCACCAGGAAATACACCCACTGGTCTACGTCACCACTGTGCAGCAGCGCCTCTCCTGGGTTTAGTGAAACCAAACGTGAGCGCTTCAGTAATACGTCGTATTGCCACTCACTGGTGGCACGAATATCACGAAAGAGGTGAATGACATTTAACAGACGGTCCACCGCATCGCGGGGAAAGTCACTTAGCGCTTTGTAATCCATGGAAATCTTGAATATTGCGTCGTGTTACCAGCTGCTGGAGCCAATCTCACAGCAGTTTGGCGGTGCACCTTGTTAGTACATATCCACATGCACAATGCACCACCAGAACACGCATTCTAGGTGCAAACAAAGCTGTGTCTTCCCCCTGCCACGGGGAAATTAAAAAAACGAGACATTTTACCCACTTCAGGGTTGAACTCCATTGCAGTTACAGTAGAGTTGAGTGGACCCTGGAAGAAAATCAAGGTAGTTGCGCGGCGGCTTGCCCACCTAAAAAACACCAGAATTTCCGGGGACGTACCTTTCGGGGGGAAGGTGCGAAAGAAGTAATGAGCATTCCTTGGGGTACATGGACGGGAGCTCAGCGCTTTTCTGCCGGTTTCTGCCCATCCGGCCACAAGCCAAAATAGATACCATTAAAATGAAATCGACAAAAATCGTCATTGCCCTGCTGCTGTTCGCCTCGGCTGTGACAGCAAATGCGGCCTCGCTGCTCAATGGACTCGCTCTGGAGCAGCAATTCAACAAAGACCGTTATTTCGTTGCTGTCTATTCTGACCAGCTTGCCGACAACACCAGCGCTCTGCTCGACAACAATGTTTCCCGCAGCTTACAAATCCGCGTGATCGAGGACCGGCTGTCCGCAAGACGCCTGCGCAACCAGTGGATGGAAAGTATCGCCATCAACAACCCGAGCGACACCCTCACTGGCCAAGCGAATAACATGGTGACTTTCGCCAACCTGTTTAAAGGGCGTTTGATGAGCGGCGATCACCTGAGCATCGATTACGCTCCCGATACGGGGACAACGTCCGTTTCCCTGAATGACATCATGCTGGGCATGATTGAAGACCGCGACTTCTTCAATACCTTGCTGCGCGC includes these proteins:
- a CDS encoding methylglyoxal synthase; translated protein: MNTIDKPIAAQKRIALVAHDNRKQGLIDWCKQHRAILEQHQLLGTGTTGTQIEASTGMQVEKLFSGPMGGDQQLGAKICQGDVDILIFFWDPFEPMPHDPDVKALLRIAAVWNIPVACNASSADMMIHSALMSQSFAREVPDYQGYLASRTGDFAV
- a CDS encoding redoxin domain-containing protein, coding for MNKFKVFFTFFAFSWLLACGVGAFFPLIGNAAPSEKLAWAGVILNALALPVWIGLRYLYPQKFHGDIRESNAFLGVLIGLAVALLADGQRGLPIYLVITNLFIVLLYLYHFSSVSHPALPGVNQRFPDLEEQTGESCDISDFCRERELDGVFVVFLRGSFCADSRGQLAGFEHLLPELQKRNIGILLFSAQPTSSWGKTFTQLGGSATTELSVRQLDESAKNCSLFVAWQGAPLLMYPWHTAAARPSAWLVDSEGVILWRELTVNYRTPARADLLRAQWFRLVD
- a CDS encoding efflux RND transporter permease subunit; the protein is MKLLDGAIDRFRSSISLMLLIVIMGIAARGAMTVESSPEVNPPIVIVQVRHEGISPEDGVRLLIRPLEQEIRSLEGVEQVVANARESLVYLVIEFDSAIDIDIAVDDVRNAVDRAKAELPRDADEPVVEEASAQPFPTIVVTLASEGASERELLRSAQLLKRRIENVSEVLSADISGSREEVVEAIIDPVRLEHYQITSGELINAVLGNNLLIPAGEMDVSKGRFSVKVPGLIESASDVYQIPLKQSDDGVVTLGQVTDIRRTFKDATSYTSVNGQQGLSVNVEKRTGASSVDLADKVREVVNAEREYLPRGVKVDFVFDQSNWARDMVSEMEGNILTAMLLVMIIVVSALGFRSGLLVGLGIPFSLLFGFIITWYLGYSFNFMVMFGMLLALGMLIDGSIVITEFADRKMAEGLSARAAYSIAVRRMFWPVVASTGTTLAAFLPIIFWPGVVGDFMRFLPVTVFSVLAGSLVYALFFAPVVGSVFGKGRVDLASQQHLKQLEHGDPSALGGITGFYARMLTSVVRYPLISFGGTIAVLVGIFIAFNAFNPGMEYFTETEEQYGNVEVRALGNLSLEEKRALVTQVETAVMQVPEVRVVYTSIGSGGISGNQDRSPDQIANLLVELQPTDLRDRKSRDIFADIRQRTGGFAGIKTSAKAFEGGPPVGKAIVLELRSRDYDSLLAETWRLHRALENEFDGLRDVVNTAPLPGIEWEVKVDRSKAALYGADLTGVGRAVQLVTNGVLMAEYRPDDSDEEVDIRIRYPDYARGITALDELKVNTPGGAVPVSSFVSTVAGPRVDKIERIDGITRMQIKADVEDGVLADDKVREIRQWLKQHPIDGNVELLYRGADEETSETLVFLQVAFSLSLFLMFILLVTQFNSFYQSALILSSVIMSTAGVLLGLTLTQSTLSVIMTGVGIVALAGIVVNNNIVLIDTYNFVRKADPELSAGAAAVKAAAQRLRPVFLTTATTILGLLPLALGVSVDMVGRDIVVNGVIASFWVKLASAIVYGLSFSTLLTLIVTPVMLALPSALRDLVKGALPAGLLAKRRLRS
- a CDS encoding efflux RND transporter periplasmic adaptor subunit; its protein translation is MNFLLGLWRQRNYRMATIVGALAALWLLSGVLLKDGKQALLEAEVAKSASAIPTERMKISGRYIEAQPYTTRVVVNSRSEANRSVQLRAELDGAVAGLPVDEGQYVAKGDVICEIAAEDRPEKLTRARASLKKAELDFAGAQKLKGRGLQSGTQMAQQEVALANARADLKRAQLDVQNLKIRAPFDGVVNSRAVELGDFVRRGEECATILDLNPMLIVGEVSETRVGSLQLGAPASAQMQNGQIINGQLRYVSQQAHAVTRAYRVEVAVANDDGALRSGISARMALPTGEVMAHRINSSLLTLNDAGLLAVKILDEDQRVVLRSVQLVSDESDGVWITGLSPRTLLVTVGQEYVSVGEQVEVELEETGGDLPAPFTAVEPEREPVSVKQAAQASGESL
- a CDS encoding cyclic nucleotide-binding domain-containing protein codes for the protein MDYKALSDFPRDAVDRLLNVIHLFRDIRATSEWQYDVLLKRSRLVSLNPGEALLHSGDVDQWVYFLVRGELQVHVDDAAASSGDRPLAEIRPGEVFGDLSMLLAEPRSATIVGAPVGQEIQVLAVDCTLFGDLEDFSLLQLPTKLVFYRNMVHSLRWKLEVYRSKYPTHELANSHRRLKLYTGPKNCKEELVALADQARDLARILLDWNAEFGSGQLVAEESDMSDFLESILS